The genomic DNA TTTATCCCTCTTGGACATCTGCTATACATCAATCATTGTGCCCAAGATGCTACTAAATATTTTTTTGTCAGCAAAAACTATTTCGTATACTGGTTGTGTTCTTCAAGTTTACTTCTATCTTTTTATGGGTGTGTCAGAATGCATACTATTGGCTTTCATGGCCTATGACCGATATGTGGCTATCTGTAATCCCTTACGTTACAATGTTATTATGAATGTAGTCTCTTGTAACGGGATGATTGGCGTGTCTTGGATGACTGGTGGTAGCATAGCCGCCTTTGATATATATTTTGTATGTCATTTAAAGTTCTGTGGACATGTCACCATTAACCACTTCTTTTGCGAATCTCCATCCTTACTTCAGCTGTCTTGTGGGGATAAATTTGTGGACAACATCATAACTTTGGTTGGTGGGTCTATGTTACTTCTAATTCCCTTGTGCCTCATCCTCTTTTCATATATACAAATTTTCTTAGTCATTATGAAACTCCCTTCTGGAAGATACAAAGCCTTCTCAACATGCATCTCCCACCTTATCGTGGTGATCATCTTCTATGGAACTTCCGTATTCATATACATGAGACCAAGAAATTCAGACACTGGAGTGACAGACAAGATAGTGTCAGTGTTCTATACAAGTGTTACACCAATGTTAAATCCTTTAATCTACAGCCTAAGAAATAAAGATGttcaaaaagctcttggccagttggCAAGGCGTACAATTGTGCTAAGGTGACAAACCGAATAAACCATTTGACAACTGTTTATTCATCAGACCCAAAGTAAGAACTATCTGAGGacaagatctatctatctatctatctatctatctatctatctatctatctatctatctatctatctatctatctatctatctatctatctatctatctatctatctatctatctatctatctatctatctatctatctatctatctatctatctatcattgtcTCTGAGAGCTACTGGTCTACACTAACCATCATAAACAAAAAAGTCCCTACAGACCATGTGATCACCATAATAGCTAATCATGTGCAGTAGATCTCACGAGGTTTCTTTACATACAAACCTCCtttgtataaaatgtattaattaatgTAAAAATGAAACAGCTatgtgcaaaatgagcaaacatgtttttattcaaaaatatttccaaataaaaatgtgtaaacatgtttttattcaaaaagaatTCCAAATGAAAATGAGTAAAcatgtttttattcaaaaataattcCAAATAAAATGTGTAAACATGTTTCTATTCAAAAAGAATTCCAAATAAAAATGTGTTtccttaaaaaaatgtgtaaaaaaaaaaatattttggcaaaTTAGCCATGGAGTTGTCATATTAAGTAAATATTGAAAAAAGCAAAAATGATCAATGCTCTTAGGTTAACCATACAAGTAAGCTGGCAGCACAACAATTTGTGATACTAAACTCTAGAAAAATATGTACCACACTGGAGAGGTGGTCATAGGAGGGCAACATTTAAACTGGAAACTCCTTGGATTTATAATTTGAAGATTTATGTCCCAATGAGTCTGAACATGGATTGGGACATAAATCATTTGATAAATAATAGTTAATTTTatgttctttctttttattatggtAAGGATATAGATGTACCCCTATTGAGTCATTAATAGTATATTATATTATGGTGTTGCTATAAGTCATTTGAGTAGGGATGTTGATGCTGTTTTTAGTTTTAAATTTTTGCAACCcattggtttatttaaaaaatcctttttaaatatttatttttaatattttagtatTTAATAACACATAGTgagctattttttatttattcatatatgttCAATAAgttaattgtattttatttgtattttattattgttatttcctATGGGCTACAATGAGAAATACCTGGGTACAATATATATCTTGCATACAAAATGGTGCTTTTATTGGTCCCATAAATAATCCTTTCTTTGTGCTATTGTTTGCAATGGGTGACACTCAGCTAGTAATTGCAATGTTGCTATATATATAGACATGCTGCTTGATGGACACCGCTCAGCCTGTCCACCTGACGATGTCACTTGTGACAAAATGCATAGGGTAGGGCCTACAAGAGCGACTTCATCACACATACCAAGTTAATTGACTGCCGGGTCTGCTCTATTTGCCCATAGGAACGCTACAGTTTGAGATATGCTTTGATGCCTGTCATTTGATATTACGCTTTGGGTTGCTCTTTATCTTTTGCTTTTGAGAGTTATTGTGGCTGTTTGGCCACTTACCCAGTGGGCACTCAAAcccacttcctaaccagaccaattttcagctttgggtgctctcacattttgacaattactcagtcatgcaacactgtacctatatgaaattgttgtcccttttttcacataaatagagctttcttttggtggtatttaatcactgctgggttttctaattttttgcgctataaaagaaaaaagaccgaaaattctgtaaaaaaaatgcatttttcttcatttctgttataaaattttgcaaattagtaatttttcttcatatatttttgccaaaatttataccactacatacagtggggatggaaagtattcagacccccttaaatttttcactctttgttatactgcagccatttgctaaaatcatttaagttcatttttttcctcattaatgtatacacagcaccccatattgacagaaaaacacagaattgttgacatttttgcagatttattaaaaaagaaaaactgaaatatcacatggtcctaagtattcagaccctttgctcagtatttagtagaagcacccttttgatctaatacagccatgagtctttttgggaaagatgcaacagtttttcacacctggatttggggatcctctgccattcctccttgcagatcctctccagttctgtcaggttggatggtaaacgttggtggacagccatttttaggtctctctagagatgctcaattgggtttaagtcagggctctggctgggccattcaagaactgttatggagttgttgtgaagccactccttcgttattttagctgtgtgcttagggtcattgtcttgttggaaggtaaaccttcggcccagtctgaggtcctgagcactctggagaaggttttcgtccaggatatccctgtacttggccgcattcatctttccctcaattgcaaccagtcgccctgtccctgcagctgaaaaacccccacagcatgatgctgccaccaccatgcttcactgctgggactgtaatggacaggtgatgagcagtgcctggttttctccacacatactgcttagaattaaggcaaaaaagttctatcttggtctcatcagaccaaagaatcttatttctcaccactttggagtccttcaggtgattttttagcaaactccatgcgggctttcacgtgtcttgcactgaggagaggcttccgtcgggccactgtgccataaagccccgactggtggagggctgcagtgatggttgactttctacaactttctcccatctcccgactgcaactctggagctcagccacagtgatctttcggttcttctttacctctcccaccaaggctcttctcccccgatagctcagtttgaccagacggccagctctaggaaggattctggtcatcccaaatgtcttccatttaaggattatggaggccaggatccttaagtgcagcagaaattttttgtaaccttgtccagatctgtgccaattctgtctctgagctcttcaggcatttcctttgacctcatgattctcatttgctctgacatgcactgtgagctgtaaggtcttatatagacaggtgtgtggctttcctaatcaagtccaatcagtataatcaaacacagctgggctcaaatgaaggtgtagaacaggggtctcaaactggcagccctccagctgttgcgaaactacaagtcccatgagttaTTGCAGGGTTGACAGTTAGAAGCatggctcccacaggcagaggcatgatgggacttgtagtttcgcaacagctggagggcctccagtttgagacccctggtatagaaccatctcaaggatgatcagaagaaatggacagcacctgagttaaatatatgagtgtcacagcaaagggtctgaatacttaggaccatgtgatatttcagtttttctttgttaataaatctgcaaaaatgtcaacaattctgtgtttttctgtcaatatggggtgctgtgtgtacattaatgaggaaaaaagatgaacttaaatgattttagaaaatggctgcaatataacaaagagtaaaaaatttaagggggtctgaatactttctgtccgcactgtatctttggtaaaaataacccaaatcggtgtatattatttggtctttgtgaaagttatagagtccacaagctatggtgccaatctctgaaaattaatcacacctgaagtactgagggcctatctcatttcttgagaccctaacaaaccaggaaagtacaaataccccccaaatgaccccttttttggaaagtagacattccaaggtatttagtaagaggcatggtgagttttttgaatttgtcattttttcccacaattgtttgtaaaatcaagattttttttcatttttttttcacaaaattgttatactagcaggttatttctcactagggatgagccgaacaccccccggttcggttcgcaccagaacctgcgaacggaccgaaagttcgcacgaatgttagaaccccattgacgtctatgggactcgaacgttcgaaatcaaaagtgctcattttaaaaactaatttgcatggtattgtcctaaaaagggtttggggacccgggtcctaccccaggggacatgtatcaatgcaaaaaaaaacttttaaaaacggccgttttttcgggagcagtgattttaatgatgcttaaagtaaaaaaaaaaaaagtgaaatattcctttaaatatcgtacctgaggggtgtctatagtatgcctgtaaagtgacgcatgtttcccgtgtttagaacagtccctgcaccaaatgtcatttttaaaggaaaaaatctcatttaaaactgcttgcgggtttaatgtaatgtcgggtcctggcaatatggatgaaaatcagtgagacaaacggcatgggtaccctccagtccattaccaggccctttgggtcttgtatggatattaaggggaaccccgcacacaaattaaaataaggaaaggtgtggggccaccaggccctatatactctgaacagcagtatacaggcggtgcaaacaagacagggactgtaggtttgttgttaagtaaaatctctttgtaattttgaacgggtacatttttaacgtgtttagctccagccaaaaaatcttttttaagctttttggaaaacatagggaagggttatcacccctgtgacatttgttttgctgtctttcctcctcttcagaagatttcatgtcactttttgtcccaatggattggaaagcatcagtggaaaggagaaatgtttttcccatattaactcttacaggagagaatttcccttcctaggggtagatttcatctcacttcctgttgtctcccgtttgcaagtaggagtcatttgtaagttagttgtttgaaagtagggtcctgccctatatactcagcagaaatttgggccttaggtgttgccttaggtgttgctgtggccacaactcctggaaccgatcataccttggggctgcggaccaaaaaattgtctgaacgcatcggtcagatggccaccttctccaccgctccttctttgactgaccgaagcctcagcaacacgttgtccagaaacaggagtttgtaacctcccagtctctgggaacgcgttgcacagacctttctgcaaggcctcccgaagatgtttcatcctctgctccctctgcgatggcaagataaggtccgcaaccttacccttgtaacgtggatcaaggagggttgccagccagtattggtccttctccttgataccacgaatacgaggatccttacgcaggctttgcaggatcagggaggccatgcagcgtaggtttgctgagtcctctgggtcactaaggatgacatggtccgcagccacctcctcccagccacgtacaagtccatgtgtttcttgggactgatcccttaaagactgctgctgttgctgagtgccaggctccacctccatactgacacaatcttcctcctcctcctcctcctcctcctcctcctcgtcctcttcctgtgtgatcggagggcacgcaggaacactgtctggataaagggggccttgagagctaaggaagtcctcctcttcctgcctctgttctgcctcaagtgccctgtccattattccatgcagcgtgtgctccaacaggtggacaagggggacagtgtcactgatgcatgcactgtcactgctcaccatcctcgtggcctcctcaaatggtgacaggacagtgcatgcatccctgatcatggcccactggcgtggggaaaaaaaaccaagctcccctgaccctgtcctggtgccatagtcgcacaggtactcattgatggccctctgctgcgtgtgcagccgctgcagcatggccaacgttgagttccacctggtgggcatgtcacagattaggcggttcttgggcaggttaaactccttttggaggtccgtcagccgagcactggcattatatgaccggtggaaatgcacacagactttcctggcctgcctcaggacatcctgtaagcccgggtacctgcccaagaaccgctgcaccaccaagttaaggacgtgagccaaacagggcacatgggtcatttgtccctgtcggagggcagagaggaggttggtgccattgtcgcaaaccaccattcctgccttaagttggcgtggcgtcaaccacctctgaacctgcccctgcagagctgacagaatctctgccccagtgtggctcctgtcccccaagcacaccagctcaagccccgcatggcatcttttggcctgcgtacttgcgtagccccttgaacgactacggagcaccgctggttccgaggaagaggccatggaggaagaagaagaggagggggtggaggagagaggtgtgccacaatcattagcattttggaggcgtggtggcggaacaacctccaacactactgcaccttgtcctgcatccttcccagctgcgccgtgaaacttaggtaacgtccctgtccatgcctgctggaccatgagtcagcggtaatatgcaccttaccgctgaccgccctgtccagcgaggcatggacattgccttccacatgctggtagagagccggaatcgccttccgtgagaaaaagtggcgtttgggtacctgccactgaggaaccgcacattccacaaactcacggaagggggcagagtctaccaactgaaaaggcagcagttgaagtgctagcaattttgccaagctagcattcaaccgctgggcatgtggatgactgggagcaaacttctttcagcggtgcagcagctggggcagggaaatttgcctggtacaatctgacgtcggtgtaccaaaatcagattgcccacaagtacttggctgtgacacacctaattctacacctttattcctctcagtgcaggtctcagagaggactgaaggtctagtggggttggaaatctcagctgatgaggagcaaggagaggtcctctttgttctttggtgtgggtcttttagatacgcttgccaacgaactgcatggcaggtcaacatatgtctggtcaagcatgtggtacccaagcgggagatgttttggccacgcgagatacgcttgagacatatgttgcaaatagcagcggtgcgatctgatgcactcgtctcaaaaaaggcccacaccaaagaactttttgaataacgcgcagagactgcagcgccctgcacatgtggagctttggggtgtgatgcagtcaatgtgctgcccttaggctggcccctggagggcatcctgcctcgttggtgatgtgccgcctcctcctcctcctcctctctcctatcaggcacccacgttgagtcagtgacctcatcatcccctccctcctcattactggagcaaacctggcagtatgctgcagcagggggagcatgactgccagattgctgtccttcttgggcaccccctctgtccgtgctcatgttactgccttcatcgagctcagtatcatcatcagagccttccaaacgctgggcatcctcctggagcatgtacccaacactgtggtcaaacagttcgagggactcctcaggaggacatggtggggctagggaaggagtcactgatgccattgagccgagggaagaggccgctgctttgccagacaaagtaccctgggcatgggtgagagaggatgaggaggatgaggacggcttggtcatccactcgaccaagtcttccgcatgttgcggctcaacatggccagctgccgaaaaaaaggccaagcgtgtcccatggccacgtgctgatgaggatgcaccgtctccacgaccagcactagacacagagcctgcttgccctctcttattggcttgtgactgtctgcctctccttcttggccttccagacatactaatggcctgtagctgcactaagctgggatatatatatatatatatatatgtactgatactgcagctagcaaaatcaactgcctgcctgtagtatgagaacaccaccaaccttctacaggtagctttagctgaacactgtgaggtggacgcaccccactaacttgtaggtttagcagaacactgtgagcaggacgcactgcactaactgtaaatagtctagctgcctgactgtggtactaataggatcaaaagaacaccagcaattttcttcaggtagctgtatttactgtaacaagacaagcctgcctgtcagtaagaagataacagaaacggatctagctgaacactgtgagcaggacgcaccccactagcttgtaggcttagctgaacactgtgaggtggacgcaccccactaacttgtaggtttagctgaacactgtgagcaggacgcactgcactaactgtaaacagtctagctgcctgactgtggtactaataggatcaaaagaacaccagcaattttcttcaggtagctgtatttactgtaacaagacaagcctgcctgtcagtaagaagataacagaaacggatctagctgaacactgtgagcaggacgcaccccactagcttgtaggtttagctgaacactgtgagcaggacgcaccccactaacttgtaggtttagcagaacactgtgagcaggacgcactgcactaactgtaaatagtctagctgcctgactgtggtactaataggatcaaaagaacaccagcaattttcttcaggtagctgtatttactgtaacaagacaagcctgcctgtcagtaagaagataacagaaacggatctagctgaacactgtgagcaggacgcaccccactagcttgtaggtttagctgaacactgtgaggtggatgcaccccactaacttgtaggtttagctgaacactgtgagcaggacacaccccactaacttgtaggtttagcagaacactgtgagcaggacgcactgcactaactgtaaatagtctagctgcctgactgtggtactaataggatcaaaagaacacaagcaattttcttcaggtagctgtatttactgtaacaagacaagcctgcctgtcagtaagaagataacagaaactgatctagctgaacactgtgagcaggacgcaccccactaacttgtaggtttagcagaacactgtgagcaggacgctctgcactaaatgtaaatagtctagctgcctgactgtggtactaataggatcaaaagaacaccagtaattttcttcaaaatactgtaacaagacaagcctgcctgtcagtaagaagataacaggaacggatctagctgaacactgtgagcaggacgcactgcactaaatgtaaatagtctagctgcctgactgtggtactaataggatcaaaagaacaccagtaattttcttcaaaatactgtaacaagacaagcctgcctgtcagtaggaatataacaggaacggatctagctgaacactgtgagcaggacgcactgcactaaatgtaaatagtctagaagataacaggaacggatctagctaaactgaatacagtgtatatatatatatatatatgcaacacctgggatgtatatatatacacaatacactttaagtgcagctaactgactgactgtcctgcctaatctagctaactcaaatgaaatgacactgtctctctctctctatttctcagcacaccggaacacactgcacagggccgccgtgcaggcggccttatatagtgtggggcgtgtactaaatcccctgagccataattggccaaagcctccttggctttggccaattacggctctctgttaaggcggcgctgtgattggccaagcatgcgggtcatagtgcatgcttggccaatcatcagcaagcaatgcactgtgatgccgcagtgaattatgggccgtgacgcgccacacgaatttggcacgaacggcccatatcgttcgcaattcgacgaacgatcgaacagccgatgttcgagtcgaacaagggttcgactcgaacatgaagctcatccctatttctcacacacagcatatgcatagcacaaattacacccaaaacacattctactattcctcctgagtatggcgataccacatgtgtgagacttttacacagtgtggccacatacagaggcccaacatgcagggagggcCATGAGACGTTCTTGGAACATActgtaaattacacatatcatttcttgactacctcatatgccccgtacacacggtcggattttccgatggacattgtccgatcggagcgtgttgtcggaaattccgaccgtgtgtgggctccatcggacattttccatcggattttccgacatacaaagttggacagcaggagataaaattttccgacaacaaaatccgatcgcgtcaattccgaccgtgtgtggcctgttccgacgcacaaagtgccacgcatgctcagaagaaattccgacacgggacagctcgttctggtaaacttagcgttcataatggatacagcactttcgcaacgctgcaatgttcaaaatggtttaatacagcgcactctcttcttctttataatctgacaagaattaagtcgttttgatgctcatattcacacacacttctcacaaacttctttcattactatttatcgggattccctcaatatattttgatttctcacatctgacaacatatttttttttttttttttttactttaatgtagaatctttttttgtgtttctcttttttaattttttttttttggtaattttgatttgtactcccgaaaatgttttgtgtgttttttgtgacaagttcccacaacaccattgatatgttgttctatttaatctgtaggagattgtttggtgttgttgtcccttgttaatttaacattgtactttagaaatgtacctgaatcgtcaccaacaaactgtcctttttggatgaaaacacacacaggagagtagaatttacctaaaaatattttattaaggggtcacaactataaacaaagagggaggcaacgctggagaaacttcagaagtgggcgaagccttggacccccagggcagacatcaattatttaaaagcaaaattggtggtctgaggagtccatatctaagggagtgcagtctggtccagaagtcccagagatccggaaagcagcagatgacatctgtgtccccaggctgtggtcatacgagagactgcagcttttgtcagaccagactgaacccagggtcatcactctcaggtcttccttccacgcttccttccagcctttggctgtggtggtggagttgtggcagca from Aquarana catesbeiana isolate 2022-GZ linkage group LG04, ASM4218655v1, whole genome shotgun sequence includes the following:
- the LOC141141340 gene encoding olfactory receptor 5V1-like; its protein translation is MAAENQSTVIEFILLGFSDNPNILSWLFQIFSFVYMTTLAINILLIVAVITDKHLHNPMYLFLTNLSLLDICYTSIIVPKMLLNIFLSAKTISYTGCVLQVYFYLFMGVSECILLAFMAYDRYVAICNPLRYNVIMNVVSCNGMIGVSWMTGGSIAAFDIYFVCHLKFCGHVTINHFFCESPSLLQLSCGDKFVDNIITLVGGSMLLLIPLCLILFSYIQIFLVIMKLPSGRYKAFSTCISHLIVVIIFYGTSVFIYMRPRNSDTGVTDKIVSVFYTSVTPMLNPLIYSLRNKDVQKALGQLARRTIVLR